Proteins from one Clupea harengus chromosome 17, Ch_v2.0.2, whole genome shotgun sequence genomic window:
- the LOC105905187 gene encoding zinc finger protein 510-like, with protein sequence MHMPHTMITASNPHFRGKISSLLEDLLAAAVTEICELFDNEFASLRAECRRCKHSKEVERRTQSTPHRNSSSKNVQRFTTKDKDPPRGISRGQVERDTNGDMGTHYTIPQCSQRDISASNEESEHASQDMGTKMELVSVKQEVLEEFELQREEQDEQEEMTSSDLALPDPNLDLSTSLSPHTGLEWAPPETFIHSDTNCDPKIESENGHSSSTNRDEGSENSGHDSVDYYHEQQSTWNSDMAAGIYHAPHPNPMQHRDCSRDGHEEVQREEVELGNAHFTHWTASPLRSQSYLHKQWSRHRKPPGSVSVFNMNLSGAVSLDMRAEGSGNQLNMPFTADQEKRFTCLLCGKRLLSEQTLKSHQKIHTGYAPHQCNQCGKRFSRLENLKVHQNIHTGLKPYTCKFCLKNFNAPSNFNRHKRACLKRKLAQFSL encoded by the exons ATGCATATGCCGCACACAATGATTACGGCGTCTAACCCACACTTCAGGGGTAAAATTTCTTCTCTATTAGAGGACTTGTTGGCAGCTGCAGTGACAGAGATCTGCGAGCTATTTGATAATGAATTTGCTAGTTTACGTGCTGAATGCCGAAGATGCAAGCACTCAAAGGAAGTCGAAAGGAGAACACAGTCAACACCACATCGTAACAGTTCTTCTAAGAATGTCCAGCGGTTCACTACCAAAGACAAGGATCCACCGAGAGGTATCAGTCGAGGACAAGTTGAACGGGATACAAATGGAGACATGG GAACTCATTACACCATACCTCAGTGCAGCCAGAGGGACATCAGCGCTAGCAACGAAGAATCCGAACATGCCAGTCAAGATATG GGTACAAAGATGGAATTGGTGTCTGTGAAACAGGAAGTTCTTGAAGAGTTTGAACttcagagagaagagcaggatGAACAAGAAG AAATGACTAGTTCAGATCTTGCCCTGCCTGATCCTAATCTGGATTTGAGCACATCGCTGTCCCCCCATACAGGACTAGAATGGGCCCCTCCTGAAACATTTATCCATTCAGACACCAACTGTGACCCTAAGATTGAGTCAGAGAACGGCCATTCCAGTTCTACAAACAGGGACGAAGGAAGTGAAAACAGCGGACATGACAGTGTAGACTATTACCACGAACAGCAGAGCACGTGGAACAGTGACATGGCAGCTGGTATATATCATGCACCCCATCCAAATCCCATGCAACACAGAGACTGTAGTAGAGATGGACACgaagaggtacagagagaggaagtggagctTGGGAatgcacacttcacacactggaCAGCGTCTCCACTAAGGAGTCAGTCATATCTGCACAAGCAGTGGTCAAGACACAGAAAACCACCCGGGTCTGTGAGTGTCTTCAATATGAATCTCTCAGGCGCTGTATCCTTAGACATGAGGGCAGAGGGTTCTGGGAATCAACTGAACATGCCCTTCACAGCAGACCAGGAAAAGAGATTCACCTGCCTGTTATGTGGGAAGAGACTCCTGTCCGAGCAGACCCTGAAATCTCACCAGAAGATTCACACGGGATATGCACCACATCAGTGCAACCAGTGCGGCAAGAGGTTTTCTCGACTCGAGAACCTCAAGGTGCaccagaacatacacacaggactCAAACCATACACCTGCAAATTCTGTCTGAAGAATTTCAACGCTCCAAGCAACTTCAACCGACATAAACGTGCTTGTCTGAAGAGAAAGCTAGCCCAATTCAGTTTGTAG